The following proteins come from a genomic window of Malus domestica chromosome 02, GDT2T_hap1:
- the LOC103409670 gene encoding 26S proteasome regulatory subunit 8 homolog A-like, protein MAAEDKGVADGIKSFLRQQIASVIHQGTEKLPRISRLYAEARMLNNQVKFLKQELRLLEQRPSYVGVFIRLIERNKALVLVRQRGKYAVNIDRNIDVTMLEPLMRVALRPETYALHVILPRKVDPLVNVLKVENVPDSTYEMIGGLDKQIQEIKEVIELPLKHPELFERLGIAEPKGVLLYGPPGTGKTVVARAVAHHTDCTFIRLSGSELVQKYIGQGAMMVRAVFLMARLHAPSIIFMDEIDSIGSARTGSGSGKGDSEVQRTMLELLNQLDGFEATSRVKVLMATNRVDMLDPALLRPGRIDRKVKFPHPNEQSRLEILNIHARKMNLMRGIDLKKVAEKIKGASGAELKSVCTEAGMFALRERRIHVTQEDFEMAVAKVMKTETKNMSLRKLWN, encoded by the exons ATGGCTGCGGAGGACAAAGGAGTTGCAGATGGTATCAAATCGTTCCTTCGCCAACAAATTGCAAGCGTCATACATCAAGGGACCGAAAAGCTTCCCCGTATCAGTCGCCTCTATGCTGAAGCCCGCATGCTCAACAATCAAG TGAAATTTCTTAAGCAAGAACTCCGGCTGCTGGAGCAGCGTCCATCTTATGTTGGTGTGTTTATAAGATTAATCGAGAGGAACAAGGCTTTGGTTTTG GTTCGCCAAAGAGGAAAATATGCTGTTAATATTGATAGAAATATTGATGTCACAATGCTCGAACCATTAATGAGAGTTGCTCTCCGCCCTGAGACCTATGCTCTTCATGTAATACTGCCAAGAAAAGTTGATCCTCTTGTCAATGTTTTGAAAGTTGAAAATGTTCCTGATTCTACTTATGAAATGATTGGTGGTCTGGATAAGCAAATCCAAGAAATAAAAGAG GTCATTGAACTTCCACTTAAACATCCTGAATTGTTTGAGCGTCTTGGTATAGCGGAACCAAAG GGCGTCCTGCTTTATGGACCACCTGGTACTGGGAAAACAGTGGTGGCTCGGGCTGTGGCTCATCATACAGACTGTACTTTCATAAGGCTTTCTGGTTCCGAGTTAGTCCAAAAGTACATTGGGCAAGGTGCTATGATGGTTAGAGCAGTTTTTCTCATGGCTAG GCTGCATGCTCCATCTATCATTTTTATGGATGAAATTGACAGTATTGGATCTGCTCGTACGGGATCTGGTAGTGGGAAAGGAGACAGTGAGGTGCAGCGGACTATGCTAGAGCTTCTCAACCAACTGGATGGATTTGAGGCAACAAGCAGGGTAAAG GTTTTAATGGCCACAAATCGTGTTGATATGCTGGATCCAGCGCTCCTCAGGCCAGGACGAATTGACAGGAAGGTTAAATTTCCACATCCTAATGAACAG TCTCGGTTGGAAATCTTGAACATACATGCACGGAAAATGAATTTAATGCGAGGCATTGATTTGAAGAAGGTTGCAGAGAAGATAAAAGGTGCATCTGGTGCAGAGCTGAAG TCAGTTTGCACAGAAGCAGGGATGTTTGCTTTGAGGGAGAGGAGGATTCATGTGACACAGGAAGATTTTGAGATGGCAGTTGCCAAGGTAATGAAGACGGAGACTAAGAACATGTCGTTGCGGAAGTTATGGAACTAA
- the LOC103407785 gene encoding uncharacterized protein, translating to MAVRSLSSLPAVRFEASKSNGALPPRRNPEARPRLSLSKPSWVVRTESNVHREVRKKPDPPCEVCTGSGRVNCHDCCGRGRTNFIDMKMLPKGEWPKWCRTCGGSGLGYCSRCLGTGEYRYIMGFQFMKMNSSHSRDDKNEAQCKQDRRSAADFYKG from the exons ATGGCAGTCAGAAGCCTGAGCTCACTACCAGCCGTCCGATTCGAAGCCTCAAAATCAAACGGTGCTCTTCCTCCGCGGCGGAATCCAGAGGCGCGGCCCCGACTCTCCCTCTCCAAGCCCTCTTGGGTCGTCCGTACAGAG TCAAATGTTCACAGAGAAGTAAGGAAGAAGCCGGATCCTCCTTGTGAAGTCTGCACTGGGAGCGGAAGGGTCAATTGCCACGATTGTTGTGGAAGag GAAGGACAAATTTTATTGACATGAAGATGCTCCCCAAAGGAGAATGGCCAAAATG GTGCAGGACTTGCGGTGGAAGTGGTCTCGGTTACTGCTCCCGCTGCCTTGGGACTGGTGAATATCGGTATATAATGGGATTTCAGTTCATGAAGATGAATTCATCTCATAGCAGAGACGATAAGAATGAGGCTCAATGCAAGCAAGACCGCCGTTCTGCAGCAGATTTCTACAAAGggtaa